The Vespula pensylvanica isolate Volc-1 chromosome 5, ASM1446617v1, whole genome shotgun sequence genome includes a window with the following:
- the LOC122629485 gene encoding Down syndrome cell adhesion molecule-like protein Dscam2 isoform X2, with the protein MDSTLLLLLLVASWSNLGVVVLGQQGPEFVLEPPSTLVFSNTTGSQLSCSAHGSPTPHVTWITSPDQRSVSAVPGLRQLLGNGTLYFPPFLAQDFRAEVHNARYRCRATSSVGTILSREVTLRAVLTVSGYDVRVNRSPVVEGCNAVLSCTAREDIKEHLTVTSWFRDDAILLPGSTDTGGRFVVTSQGDLHIRAVRPEDGRVTYSCLTLHALTGERRRSESATLTVTEPTTSIAPRLMQRSQIAISAESGSDVHLTCSAQGSPPPQFTWYRDVNGQAIPVESFGRIQLWGDLMQIRRVDAQDAGRYICRASNQLGEQRAETHLSVTSKLNARIQPRLQVVNSGETATMNCTVEGYPVESVEWLHDGVLVLTAQDTRIRLLAPMVLVIGSVGRRDKGMYQCLVRSDKENAQATAELKLGDTLPELQYTFIEQALRPGPPVSLRCSATGSPPPSFTWLLDGEPLSEIAAGHRYAIGQYVDQSGDVISHLNISSAGTEDGGLYACVASNTLAKVEHEARLNIYGPPYIRSIGPVRAIAGVDMTITCPYSGYPITTVEWSRGGVELPLDIRHRVDSGGHLTIGHVDPNDAGIYTCKVRARSGETASRDIRLTVSSPPVMSPFNFPSNLQEGSRAQVTCSVISGDLPIYFSWLKDGEPLPSSLRIEERGAEFFSLLVFKELSSRHSGKYTCVATNNAAKVNHTAELLVKVPPQWIFEPQDVATLLGNQLNVHCEAKGFPPPLISWLRARGRTSNDYQPLVDGLNGRLTILPNGSLWTASAGPQDEGHYLCRANNGIGSGLSKVIYVSVHEPARFEFQSKNVTIRRGESVTLDCTVIGDNPIEVQWMHNSDRLDTNSHRLSISQIKTDNGLKSQLSISSSDRQDSGVYRCTANNAYGRSEHLIYLAVQERPDPPASLEVIEIGSRSIRLLWKKAFDGNSPIRNYVIQYRSLSHGINDDWNPAKTHNVTYSTGNLNIASNAIHPTQNGLSPFETTSDDQEVALVGGLHPAVTYTFRVFAINSIDASAPTEPVVAKTQEEAPTEPPQNIKVQSAGPGELVVSWQPPPKESCNGDLLGYIVTWSEHSSSTSGVNQSKSLTVNGWATTKVQLTGLRKFTKYDISIRAFNSIASGPSSAPIVGTTQEGVPETPPTQVTCVALSSQSVKVSWNAPPPHQHGGIIQGYKVYYRPVPTDNMDISTVGEVKRTSSVETYLHTLYKYTNYSIRVLAYTGAGDGVLSQPIYCMTEEDVPGPPAGIKALALTAESILVSWLPPLQPNGNVSKYTVYSREAGSSNHNTHTMHEPPSSPTDTLTMELRGLVERQLYEFWVSATTGLGEGEATTIVTQTTNTRAPARVASFSQLLRRAVKSSITLSCLVVGNPTPRPIWTYRNGQVSTGRHYEFTPDGHLHICALEQSVAGNYSCSANNQFGEDSITYTLVVVMPPRSPTLELQYTTTNSIRLRWNHPDNGGATIQGYVLSYKRDQGGWEEIALSPEQTEFILTGLKCGSSYLAHLTAHNRVGTGDPSSLISATTKGTAPLLPKERDIISANGTSVKLNLLSWPTGGCPIQYYTVEYRRRINTEVWILVASRATENLVIRDLKTASWYSLRLTAHNDAGSTQTQMEFATTTLSGVSIGPPNDLIMEDDVKKSIPNHKVLYVVVPLVCAIILIISAIILGYIMLKRSGRSNYLGEILPGQQQQQQTGLGLVQQQQHQQHHHLSSCMSTVQLKSTAERDNRRNHQVYTSSPVKQENHKSNDHGSEMYEISPYATFSVPGRENRSVTTATLDYTMQFKTFGHLENEDINTIDYERSSVDFERWHKQRYFPSIAEAESKLRSSRQGSGSDTSGSPCGECAGPSYRVPVKPCRDVFSRGVESSTESNNEGSPSLARRRSRQPSRSTRSSVEDMTLLPPSGFSDSRELSDVECDRDRDRDHERERDWQGLSVGARHGGSLGRLPIEAVETMLARYQQRKEQERQEFTIHV; encoded by the exons TCCTCACGGTGTCCGGATATGACGTAAGAGTAAACAGATCGCCAGTAGTGGAGGGTTGCAACGCGGTGCTATCTTGTACGGCACGAGAAGACATCAAAGAGCATCTTACCGTCACTTCGTGGTTTCGAGACGACGCTATACTTTTGCCCGGAAGCACGGACACCG GCGGAAGATTCGTGGTAACGTCGCAAGGCGATCTTCACATAAGGGCAGTCAGACCAGAGGACGGCAGAGTCACTTACTCCTGTCTGACCCTTCACGCTTTGACCGGTGAACGGAGAAGAAGCGAATCCGCCACTTTGACGGTCACTG AACCCACAACATCTATAGCACCTAGGCTGATGCAAAGATCGCAAATTGCTATCTCTGCGGAAAGCGGATCGGACGTTCATCTGACCTGTTCTGCCCAAGGAAGCCCACCGCCGCAATTTACCTGGTATCGCGATGTTAACG GGCAAGCAATACCAGTGGAGTCGTTCGGTAGAATTCAACTTTGGGGTGACCTGATGCAAATTCGTCGTGTGGACGCTCAGGATGCCGGAAGGTACATTTGCCGAGCGAGTAACCAACTAGGTGAACAACGAGCGGAAACGCATTTGTCGGTCACGTCGAAGTTGAACGCTAGAATTCAGCCTCGTCTCCAG GTCGTCAATTCCGGTGAAACTGCAACGATGAACTGCACGGTCGAGGGTTATCCGGTTGAGAGCGTCGAGTGGTTGCATGATGGTGTATTGGTATTGACCGCGCAGGACACGAGAATCAGATTGTTGGCTCCCATGGTGCTCGTGATAGGATCCGTTGGTCGTAGAGATAAAGGGATGTATCAATGTTTGGTGAGGAGCGACAAGGAAAACGCGCAGGCAACCGCGGAATTGAAACTAggag ATACGCTTCCAGAATTACAATACACTTTCATCGAGCAAGCACTAAGGCCAGGACCACCTGTGTCTTTACGATGTTCGGCAACCGGTTCGCCACCGCCGTCCTTCACGTGGCTACTCGATGGTGAACCATTAAGCGAAATTGCAGCTGGACATAGATACGCTATAGGACAATATGTCGATCAATCCGGAGATGTTATCAGTCATCTAAACATATCGTCCGCTGGAACGGAAGACGGTGGACTTTATGCTTGCGTAGCTTCCAACACATTGGCAAAAGTGGAACACGAAGCTAGACTAAACATTTATG GACCACCCTATATCCGATCGATCGGTCCTGTACGTGCTATAGCTGGTGTGGACATGACTATAACTTGTCCTTATTCCGGATACCCAATCACGACGGTTGAGTGGTCGCGTGGTGGCGTAGAACTACCATTGGACATAAGACATCGCGTGGACAGCGGTGGTCATTTAACTATCGGTCACGTTGATCCTAACGATGCTGGAATTTATACTTGCAAAGTACGAGCTCGATCGGGAGAGACAGCCAGTAGGGATATCCGACTCACCGTGAGCA gTCCACCCGTTATGAGTCCCTTCAACTTTCCTTCGAACTTGCAAGAAGGTAGCCGTGCTCAAGTCACTTGTAGCGTCATATCCGGCGATCttcctatttatttctcttggtTGAAAGATGGCGAGCCTTtgccttcttctcttcga ATCGAAGAGAGAGGTGCCGAGTTCTTCAGTCTATTAGTCTTCAAGGAACTTTCGTCTCGACACAGCGGCAAATATACTTGCGTAGCAACGAACAACGCAGCCAAGGTCAATCATACTGCCGAATTATTAGTCAAAGTGCCACCGCAGTGGATCTTCGAGCCACAGGATGTAGCAACTCTTCTTGGCAACCAGTTGAACGTTCATTGCGAGGCCAAAGGCTTTCCACCACCTCTCATCTCATGGCTTCGCGCCAGAGGCAGAACTTCCAACGATTATCAACCCCTAGTTGATGGTCTCAATGGCAGACTAACTATATTACCTAATGGATCTTTATGGACAGCGTCTGCGGGACCGCAAGATGAAGGTCATTATCTTTGTCGAGCCAACAACGGTATTGGCTCTGGATTAAGCAAAGTGATTTATGTTTCTGTACATG AACCCGCGAGATTCGAATTTCAAAGTAAAAACGTGACGATTCGTCGAGGCGAATCTGTTACTTTAGATTGCACGGTAATCGGCGACAATCCGATAGAAGTACAATGGATGCATAATAGCGATCGATTGGATACGAATAGTCACAGGCTTAGTATCAGTCAAATAAAAACTGACAATGGTTTGAAGTCTCAACTATCTATCAGTAGTAGCGATCGACAAGATTCTGGTGTCTACAGATGTACGGCTAACAATGCATATGGTAGAAGCGAGCATCTTATATATCTAGCTGTACAAG AGAGACCCGATCCACCTGCTTCTCTTGAAGTCATAGAAATTGGATCACGATCTATAAGATTGTTATGGAAAAAGGCTTTCGATGGGAATAGTCCAATTAGAAATTACGTCATTCAATATCGATCTCTTAGTCATGGTATAAACGACGATTGGAATCCTGCGAAAACTCACAATGTTACCTATTCGACAGGAAATCTTAACATTGCAAGCAATGCTATACATCCAACGCAAAATG GCCTGTCACCGTTTGAAACAACGAGCGATGATCAAGAGGTAGCCTTGGTCGGTGGTCTTCATCCCGCAGTCACTTATACTTTTCGAGTATTCGCGATAAATTCTATCGATGCTAGTGCTCCTACTGAACCTGTGGTAGCCAAGACTCAAGAAGAAG CACCTACTGAACCTCCACAAAATATCAAAGTACAATCCGCAGGACCGGGAGAGCTTGTAGTTAGCTGGCAA CCACCTCCTAAGGAATCATGTAATGGAGACCTTTTGGGTTACATAGTAACTTGGTCGGAACATTCATCCTCGACATCGGGTGTAAATCAAAGCAAAAGCCTTACGGTGAATGGCTGGGCAACCACGAAAGTACAGCTCACTGGTCTGAGAAAATTTACCAAGTATGACATATCAATCAGGGCTTTCAATAGCATAGCTAGTGGCCCGAGTAGCGCGCCTATAGTTGGAACCACTCAGGAAGGAG TGCCGGAAACACCTCCTACGCAAGTCACATGCGTTGCACTGTCTTCTCAATCCGTTAAAGTATCTTGGAACGCACCACCTCCTCATCAACATGGCGGAATTATTCAAGGATATAAAGTTTATTACAGACCAGTGCCTACTGACAACA TGGATATCTCAACGGTGGGTGAAGTAAAACGAACATCAAGCGTAGAAACTTATTTGCATACcttgtataaatatacgaaCTACTCTATCAGAGTACTGGCATACACGGGAGCTGGCGATGGTGTATTGAGTCAACCAATTTATTGTATGACAGAAGAAGATG TTCCTGGACCTCCAGCAGGCATCAAAGCTTTAGCATTAACTGCGGAAAGTATATTGGTATCATGGTTACCACCTTTACAACCTAACGGCAATGTATCCAAGTATACAGTTTACAGCAGAGAAGCTGGTTCCAGTAATCACAATACTCACACTATGCATGAACCTCCGTCATCACCAACCGATACTCTCACCATGGAATTACGTGGTCTAGTCGAAAG ACAGCTATACGAATTCTGGGTATCCGCAACGACTGGCCTTGGCGAAGGGGAAGCAACTACTATAGTAACGCAAACTACGAATACCAGAGCACCTGCAAGAGTAGCTTCGTTTTCACAACTCTTAAGAAGGGCTGTCAAATCATCCATCACGTTGTCTTGTTTGGTCGTTGGCAATCCTACACCACGTCCAATTTGGACCTATAGAAATGGTCAAGTATCAACCGGCAGGCATTACGAATTTACGCCGGATGGTCATCTCCATATATGTG CACTGGAACAATCTGTAGCTGGAAATTACTCTTGCTCTGCTAATAATCAATTTGGTGAAGATTCTATAACTTACACATTGGTAGTGGTAATGCCACCGAGATCACCAACCTTGGAACTTCAGTATACGACAACAAATAGCATAAGACTTCGATGGAATCATCCTGACAATGGTGGTGCTACTATTCAAg GATACGTGTTAAGTTACAAGAGAGATCAAGGTGGTTGGGAAGAAATCGCATTGTCTCCGGAACAAACCGAGTTCATACTAACCGGCTTGAAATGTGGATCATCGTATCTGGCTCATTTAACTGCTCACAATCGTGTTGGCACTGGAGATCCAAGTTCATTGATAAGTGCAACAACTAAAGGAACTG CTCCCTTGCTACCGAAAGAACGAGACATCATCTCAGCGAATGGAACTTCCGTAAAACTGAACTTATTATCCTGGCCAACCGGAGGATGTCCGATTCAATACTACACCGTTGAATATCGTAGACGTATTAACACCGAAGTATGGATCCTAGTAGCTAGTAGGGCTACCGAAAATCTCGTAATAAGAGATTTAAAAACTGCCTCGTGGTATAGCTTGCGTTTAACTGCGCATAACGATGCCGGATCTACGCAAACTCAAATGGAATTTGCGACGACTACGTTAAGTGGAGTAAGTATTGGACCACCGAACGATCTGATCATGGAAGACGATGTAAAGAAGAGTATACCAAACCACAAAGTACTCTACGTCGTCGTACCCTTAGTCTGTGCTATCATCCTTATCATATCAGCTATCATCCTAGGATATATCATGCTCAAACGTAGCGGCAG GTCCAATTATCTGGGGGAGATTCTACCTggtcaacaacaacaacaacaaactgGACTTGGTCTGgtgcaacaacaacaacaccaaCAACATCACCATTTATCGAGCTGTATGTCCACGGTACAACTAAAGTCTACGGCAGAACGAGACAACAGACGTAATCATCAAGTATACACGAGTTCGCCAGTTAAACAAGAAAATCACAAATCGAACGATCATGGATCAG aaATGTATGAAATCAGTCCATACGCAACGTTCAGTGTACCAGGGAGAGAAAATCGTTCCGTGACCACGGCAACGTTAGATTATACGATGCAATTTAAAACGTTTGGTCACCTCGAGAACGAGGACATCAATACTATCGATTATGAAAGATCCAGCGTAGATTTCGAAAG GTGGCATAAACAACGATACTTCCCGAGCATCGCCGAAGCGGAAAGCAAACTTCGTTCGAGTCGACAAGGTTCCGGTAGTGATACTTCTGGTAGTCCTTGCGGCGAATGTGCCGGGCCTAGTTACAGAGTGCCGGTCAAACCTTGTAGAG ATGTATTTTCACGAGGTGTGGAATCGAGCACGGAATCTAACAACGAAGGTTCACCATCGCTCGCGAGACGACGAAGCCGACAACCGAGCCGGTCCACTCGCAG TTCGGTGGAGGACATGACGCTGTTGCCGCCAAGCGGGTTCAGCGACAGCCGTGAATTGAGCGACGTGGAGTGCGATCGTGACCGTGATCGTGATCATGAGCGTGAGCGTGATTGGCAGGGCCTGTCCGTCGGGGCCCGCCATGGCGGCAGCTTGGGTAGACTCCCAATTGAAGCCGTCGAAACTATGCTCGCTAG GTATCAACAAAGGAAGGAACAAGAGAGACAGGAGTTCACCATACACGTATGA
- the LOC122629485 gene encoding Down syndrome cell adhesion molecule-like protein Dscam2 isoform X4 has product MDSTLLLLLLVASWSNLGVVVLGQQGPEFVLEPPSTLVFSNTTGSQLSCSAHGSPTPHVTWITSPDQRSVSAVPGLRQLLGNGTLYFPPFLAQDFRAEVHNARYRCRATSSVGTILSREVTLRAVLTVSGYDVRVNRSPVVEGCNAVLSCTAREDIKEHLTVTSWFRDDAILLPGSTDTGGRFVVTSQGDLHIRAVRPEDGRVTYSCLTLHALTGERRRSESATLTVTEPTTSIAPRLMQRSQIAISAESGSDVHLTCSAQGSPPPQFTWYRDVNGQAIPVESFGRIQLWGDLMQIRRVDAQDAGRYICRASNQLGEQRAETHLSVTSKLNARIQPRLQVVNSGETATMNCTVEGYPVESVEWLHDGVLVLTAQDTRIRLLAPMVLVIGSVGRRDKGMYQCLVRSDKENAQATAELKLGDTLPELQYTFIEQALRPGPPVSLRCSATGSPPPSFTWLLDGEPLSEIAAGHRYAIGQYVDQSGDVISHLNISSAGTEDGGLYACVASNTLAKVEHEARLNIYGPPYIRSIGPVRAIAGVDMTITCPYSGYPITTVEWSRGGVELPLDIRHRVDSGGHLTIGHVDPNDAGIYTCKVRARSGETASRDIRLTVSSPPVMSPFNFPSNLQEGSRAQVTCSVISGDLPIYFSWLKDGEPLPSSLRIEERGAEFFSLLVFKELSSRHSGKYTCVATNNAAKVNHTAELLVKVPPQWIFEPQDVATLLGNQLNVHCEAKGFPPPLISWLRARGRTSNDYQPLVDGLNGRLTILPNGSLWTASAGPQDEGHYLCRANNGIGSGLSKVIYVSVHEPARFEFQSKNVTIRRGESVTLDCTVIGDNPIEVQWMHNSDRLDTNSHRLSISQIKTDNGLKSQLSISSSDRQDSGVYRCTANNAYGRSEHLIYLAVQERPDPPASLEVIEIGSRSIRLLWKKAFDGNSPIRNYVIQYRSLSHGINDDWNPAKTHNVTYSTGNLNIASNAIHPTQNGLSPFETTSDDQEVALVGGLHPAVTYTFRVFAINSIDASAPTEPVVAKTQEEAPTEPPQNIKVQSAGPGELVVSWQPPPKESCNGDLLGYIVTWSEHSSSTSGVNQSKSLTVNGWATTKVQLTGLRKFTKYDISIRAFNSIASGPSSAPIVGTTQEGVPETPPTQVTCVALSSQSVKVSWNAPPPHQHGGIIQGYKVYYRPVPTDNMDISTVGEVKRTSSVETYLHTLYKYTNYSIRVLAYTGAGDGVLSQPIYCMTEEDVPGPPAGIKALALTAESILVSWLPPLQPNGNVSKYTVYSREAGSSNHNTHTMHEPPSSPTDTLTMELRGLVERQLYEFWVSATTGLGEGEATTIVTQTTNTRAPARVASFSQLLRRAVKSSITLSCLVVGNPTPRPIWTYRNGQVSTGRHYEFTPDGHLHICALEQSVAGNYSCSANNQFGEDSITYTLVVVMPPRSPTLELQYTTTNSIRLRWNHPDNGGATIQGYVLSYKRDQGGWEEIALSPEQTEFILTGLKCGSSYLAHLTAHNRVGTGDPSSLISATTKGTAPLLPKERDIISANGTSVKLNLLSWPTGGCPIQYYTVEYRRRINTEVWILVASRATENLVIRDLKTASWYSLRLTAHNDAGSTQTQMEFATTTLSGVSIGPPNDLIMEDDVKKSIPNHKVLYVVVPLVCAIILIISAIILGYIMLKRSGRSNYLGEILPGQQQQQQTGLGLVQQQQHQQHHHLSSCMSTVQLKSTAERDNRRNHQVYTSSPVKQENHKSNDHGSEMYEISPYATFSVPGRENRSVTTATLDYTMQFKTFGHLENEDINTIDYERSSVDFERSKTPRWHKQRYFPSIAEAESKLRSSRQGSGSDTSGSPCGECAGPSYRVPVKPCRDVFSRGVESSTESNNEGSPSLARRRSRQPSRSTRRYQQRKEQERQEFTIHV; this is encoded by the exons TCCTCACGGTGTCCGGATATGACGTAAGAGTAAACAGATCGCCAGTAGTGGAGGGTTGCAACGCGGTGCTATCTTGTACGGCACGAGAAGACATCAAAGAGCATCTTACCGTCACTTCGTGGTTTCGAGACGACGCTATACTTTTGCCCGGAAGCACGGACACCG GCGGAAGATTCGTGGTAACGTCGCAAGGCGATCTTCACATAAGGGCAGTCAGACCAGAGGACGGCAGAGTCACTTACTCCTGTCTGACCCTTCACGCTTTGACCGGTGAACGGAGAAGAAGCGAATCCGCCACTTTGACGGTCACTG AACCCACAACATCTATAGCACCTAGGCTGATGCAAAGATCGCAAATTGCTATCTCTGCGGAAAGCGGATCGGACGTTCATCTGACCTGTTCTGCCCAAGGAAGCCCACCGCCGCAATTTACCTGGTATCGCGATGTTAACG GGCAAGCAATACCAGTGGAGTCGTTCGGTAGAATTCAACTTTGGGGTGACCTGATGCAAATTCGTCGTGTGGACGCTCAGGATGCCGGAAGGTACATTTGCCGAGCGAGTAACCAACTAGGTGAACAACGAGCGGAAACGCATTTGTCGGTCACGTCGAAGTTGAACGCTAGAATTCAGCCTCGTCTCCAG GTCGTCAATTCCGGTGAAACTGCAACGATGAACTGCACGGTCGAGGGTTATCCGGTTGAGAGCGTCGAGTGGTTGCATGATGGTGTATTGGTATTGACCGCGCAGGACACGAGAATCAGATTGTTGGCTCCCATGGTGCTCGTGATAGGATCCGTTGGTCGTAGAGATAAAGGGATGTATCAATGTTTGGTGAGGAGCGACAAGGAAAACGCGCAGGCAACCGCGGAATTGAAACTAggag ATACGCTTCCAGAATTACAATACACTTTCATCGAGCAAGCACTAAGGCCAGGACCACCTGTGTCTTTACGATGTTCGGCAACCGGTTCGCCACCGCCGTCCTTCACGTGGCTACTCGATGGTGAACCATTAAGCGAAATTGCAGCTGGACATAGATACGCTATAGGACAATATGTCGATCAATCCGGAGATGTTATCAGTCATCTAAACATATCGTCCGCTGGAACGGAAGACGGTGGACTTTATGCTTGCGTAGCTTCCAACACATTGGCAAAAGTGGAACACGAAGCTAGACTAAACATTTATG GACCACCCTATATCCGATCGATCGGTCCTGTACGTGCTATAGCTGGTGTGGACATGACTATAACTTGTCCTTATTCCGGATACCCAATCACGACGGTTGAGTGGTCGCGTGGTGGCGTAGAACTACCATTGGACATAAGACATCGCGTGGACAGCGGTGGTCATTTAACTATCGGTCACGTTGATCCTAACGATGCTGGAATTTATACTTGCAAAGTACGAGCTCGATCGGGAGAGACAGCCAGTAGGGATATCCGACTCACCGTGAGCA gTCCACCCGTTATGAGTCCCTTCAACTTTCCTTCGAACTTGCAAGAAGGTAGCCGTGCTCAAGTCACTTGTAGCGTCATATCCGGCGATCttcctatttatttctcttggtTGAAAGATGGCGAGCCTTtgccttcttctcttcga ATCGAAGAGAGAGGTGCCGAGTTCTTCAGTCTATTAGTCTTCAAGGAACTTTCGTCTCGACACAGCGGCAAATATACTTGCGTAGCAACGAACAACGCAGCCAAGGTCAATCATACTGCCGAATTATTAGTCAAAGTGCCACCGCAGTGGATCTTCGAGCCACAGGATGTAGCAACTCTTCTTGGCAACCAGTTGAACGTTCATTGCGAGGCCAAAGGCTTTCCACCACCTCTCATCTCATGGCTTCGCGCCAGAGGCAGAACTTCCAACGATTATCAACCCCTAGTTGATGGTCTCAATGGCAGACTAACTATATTACCTAATGGATCTTTATGGACAGCGTCTGCGGGACCGCAAGATGAAGGTCATTATCTTTGTCGAGCCAACAACGGTATTGGCTCTGGATTAAGCAAAGTGATTTATGTTTCTGTACATG AACCCGCGAGATTCGAATTTCAAAGTAAAAACGTGACGATTCGTCGAGGCGAATCTGTTACTTTAGATTGCACGGTAATCGGCGACAATCCGATAGAAGTACAATGGATGCATAATAGCGATCGATTGGATACGAATAGTCACAGGCTTAGTATCAGTCAAATAAAAACTGACAATGGTTTGAAGTCTCAACTATCTATCAGTAGTAGCGATCGACAAGATTCTGGTGTCTACAGATGTACGGCTAACAATGCATATGGTAGAAGCGAGCATCTTATATATCTAGCTGTACAAG AGAGACCCGATCCACCTGCTTCTCTTGAAGTCATAGAAATTGGATCACGATCTATAAGATTGTTATGGAAAAAGGCTTTCGATGGGAATAGTCCAATTAGAAATTACGTCATTCAATATCGATCTCTTAGTCATGGTATAAACGACGATTGGAATCCTGCGAAAACTCACAATGTTACCTATTCGACAGGAAATCTTAACATTGCAAGCAATGCTATACATCCAACGCAAAATG GCCTGTCACCGTTTGAAACAACGAGCGATGATCAAGAGGTAGCCTTGGTCGGTGGTCTTCATCCCGCAGTCACTTATACTTTTCGAGTATTCGCGATAAATTCTATCGATGCTAGTGCTCCTACTGAACCTGTGGTAGCCAAGACTCAAGAAGAAG CACCTACTGAACCTCCACAAAATATCAAAGTACAATCCGCAGGACCGGGAGAGCTTGTAGTTAGCTGGCAA CCACCTCCTAAGGAATCATGTAATGGAGACCTTTTGGGTTACATAGTAACTTGGTCGGAACATTCATCCTCGACATCGGGTGTAAATCAAAGCAAAAGCCTTACGGTGAATGGCTGGGCAACCACGAAAGTACAGCTCACTGGTCTGAGAAAATTTACCAAGTATGACATATCAATCAGGGCTTTCAATAGCATAGCTAGTGGCCCGAGTAGCGCGCCTATAGTTGGAACCACTCAGGAAGGAG TGCCGGAAACACCTCCTACGCAAGTCACATGCGTTGCACTGTCTTCTCAATCCGTTAAAGTATCTTGGAACGCACCACCTCCTCATCAACATGGCGGAATTATTCAAGGATATAAAGTTTATTACAGACCAGTGCCTACTGACAACA TGGATATCTCAACGGTGGGTGAAGTAAAACGAACATCAAGCGTAGAAACTTATTTGCATACcttgtataaatatacgaaCTACTCTATCAGAGTACTGGCATACACGGGAGCTGGCGATGGTGTATTGAGTCAACCAATTTATTGTATGACAGAAGAAGATG TTCCTGGACCTCCAGCAGGCATCAAAGCTTTAGCATTAACTGCGGAAAGTATATTGGTATCATGGTTACCACCTTTACAACCTAACGGCAATGTATCCAAGTATACAGTTTACAGCAGAGAAGCTGGTTCCAGTAATCACAATACTCACACTATGCATGAACCTCCGTCATCACCAACCGATACTCTCACCATGGAATTACGTGGTCTAGTCGAAAG ACAGCTATACGAATTCTGGGTATCCGCAACGACTGGCCTTGGCGAAGGGGAAGCAACTACTATAGTAACGCAAACTACGAATACCAGAGCACCTGCAAGAGTAGCTTCGTTTTCACAACTCTTAAGAAGGGCTGTCAAATCATCCATCACGTTGTCTTGTTTGGTCGTTGGCAATCCTACACCACGTCCAATTTGGACCTATAGAAATGGTCAAGTATCAACCGGCAGGCATTACGAATTTACGCCGGATGGTCATCTCCATATATGTG CACTGGAACAATCTGTAGCTGGAAATTACTCTTGCTCTGCTAATAATCAATTTGGTGAAGATTCTATAACTTACACATTGGTAGTGGTAATGCCACCGAGATCACCAACCTTGGAACTTCAGTATACGACAACAAATAGCATAAGACTTCGATGGAATCATCCTGACAATGGTGGTGCTACTATTCAAg GATACGTGTTAAGTTACAAGAGAGATCAAGGTGGTTGGGAAGAAATCGCATTGTCTCCGGAACAAACCGAGTTCATACTAACCGGCTTGAAATGTGGATCATCGTATCTGGCTCATTTAACTGCTCACAATCGTGTTGGCACTGGAGATCCAAGTTCATTGATAAGTGCAACAACTAAAGGAACTG CTCCCTTGCTACCGAAAGAACGAGACATCATCTCAGCGAATGGAACTTCCGTAAAACTGAACTTATTATCCTGGCCAACCGGAGGATGTCCGATTCAATACTACACCGTTGAATATCGTAGACGTATTAACACCGAAGTATGGATCCTAGTAGCTAGTAGGGCTACCGAAAATCTCGTAATAAGAGATTTAAAAACTGCCTCGTGGTATAGCTTGCGTTTAACTGCGCATAACGATGCCGGATCTACGCAAACTCAAATGGAATTTGCGACGACTACGTTAAGTGGAGTAAGTATTGGACCACCGAACGATCTGATCATGGAAGACGATGTAAAGAAGAGTATACCAAACCACAAAGTACTCTACGTCGTCGTACCCTTAGTCTGTGCTATCATCCTTATCATATCAGCTATCATCCTAGGATATATCATGCTCAAACGTAGCGGCAG GTCCAATTATCTGGGGGAGATTCTACCTggtcaacaacaacaacaacaaactgGACTTGGTCTGgtgcaacaacaacaacaccaaCAACATCACCATTTATCGAGCTGTATGTCCACGGTACAACTAAAGTCTACGGCAGAACGAGACAACAGACGTAATCATCAAGTATACACGAGTTCGCCAGTTAAACAAGAAAATCACAAATCGAACGATCATGGATCAG aaATGTATGAAATCAGTCCATACGCAACGTTCAGTGTACCAGGGAGAGAAAATCGTTCCGTGACCACGGCAACGTTAGATTATACGATGCAATTTAAAACGTTTGGTCACCTCGAGAACGAGGACATCAATACTATCGATTATGAAAGATCCAGCGTAGATTTCGAAAG GTCCAAAACTCCTAGGTGGCATAAACAACGATACTTCCCGAGCATCGCCGAAGCGGAAAGCAAACTTCGTTCGAGTCGACAAGGTTCCGGTAGTGATACTTCTGGTAGTCCTTGCGGCGAATGTGCCGGGCCTAGTTACAGAGTGCCGGTCAAACCTTGTAGAG ATGTATTTTCACGAGGTGTGGAATCGAGCACGGAATCTAACAACGAAGGTTCACCATCGCTCGCGAGACGACGAAGCCGACAACCGAGCCGGTCCACTCGCAG GTATCAACAAAGGAAGGAACAAGAGAGACAGGAGTTCACCATACACGTATGA